A genomic window from Dermacentor silvarum isolate Dsil-2018 chromosome 9, BIME_Dsil_1.4, whole genome shotgun sequence includes:
- the LOC119464183 gene encoding 60S ribosomal protein L10a: MSSKVSRDTLYDCVNAVLQESARKHRKFLETVELQIALKNYDPQKDKRFSGTVKLKHIPRPKFQVCVLGDQQHCDEAKANNLACMDTEALKKLNKSKKLVKKLAKKYDAFMASESLIKQIPRLLGPGLNKAGKFPTLLTHNESMMAKLDEVKATIKFQMKKVLCLAVAVGNVKMSPDELAQNINLAINYLVSLLKKNWQNIRSLHIKSTMGPPQRLY, encoded by the exons ATGAG CTCTAAAGTGAGCAGGGACACCCTGTACGACTGCGTCAACGCGGTCTTGCAGGAGTCGGCGAGGAAGCACCGCAAGTTCCTCGAGACGGTGGAGCTGCAGATCGCGCTCAAGAACTACGATCCCCAGAAGGACAAGCGTTTCTCGGGCACCGTCAA GCTGAAGCATATCCCGAGGCCCAAGTTCCAGGTGTGCGTTTTGGGTGACCAGCAGCACTGTGATGAAGCCAAGGCCAACAACCTTGCCTGTATGGACACTGAGGCGCTGAAGAAGCTGAACAAAAGCAAGAAGCTTGTCAAGAAACTCG CCAAGAAGTACGATGCGTTCATGGCGTCCGAGTCGCTGATCAAGCAGATTCCGCGATTGCTGGGCCCTGGCCTGAACAAGGCGGGCAAGTTCCCCACACTGCTGACCCACAACGAGTCCATGATGGCCAAGCTTGACGAAGTCAAAGCCACAATCAAGTTCCAGATGAAGAAG GTTCTGTGCCTTGCAGTTGCCGTTGGCAATGTTAAGATGAGTCCAGATGAGCTGGCCCAGAACATCAACCTGGCCATCAACTACCTAGTGTCTCTTTTGAAGAAAAATTGGCAGAACATTAGGTCCCTGCACATCAAGTCCACCATGGGTCCCCCCCAGCGACTCTACTGA